The Brachybacterium huguangmaarense genome contains a region encoding:
- a CDS encoding YccF domain-containing protein, which translates to MRTVISLILNLIWLVTAGWSLFLGYVIAGVLACILVVTIPFGVASFRIAGFVLWPFGREVVDTRRGGVGSSLGNVIWFVIAGWWLALGHVLTAVAQAVTIIGIPLAWANLKLIPVTCFPFGKQVVSSADARAQMFPTARG; encoded by the coding sequence ATGCGTACCGTGATCTCCCTCATCCTGAACCTCATCTGGCTCGTCACCGCGGGATGGTCGCTGTTCCTCGGCTACGTCATCGCGGGCGTGCTCGCGTGCATCCTCGTGGTGACCATCCCCTTCGGCGTCGCCTCGTTCCGGATCGCCGGCTTCGTGCTGTGGCCCTTCGGCCGCGAGGTCGTCGACACCCGGCGCGGCGGCGTGGGCAGCTCGCTGGGCAACGTGATCTGGTTCGTGATCGCCGGCTGGTGGCTCGCGCTCGGGCACGTGCTGACCGCCGTCGCCCAGGCCGTCACGATCATCGGCATCCCGCTCGCGTGGGCGAACCTCAAGCTGATCCCCGTCACCTGCTTCCCCTTCGGCAAGCAGGTCGTGTCCTCGGCCGATGCGCGGGCGCAGATGTTCCCGACCGCGCGCGGCTGA
- a CDS encoding VOC family protein, which produces MSDHDTPRHGVSGEHTTDGIPHGLTSLTPFLAVERAREAIEFYRSVFGARVAGVTEMGGVVAHAELDFGHGHLQLGEPQPAYGLVPLPDGDADCYSMGLYCADVDEVVERAVQAGATVREDVSTFVSGDRFASIRDPFGVRWSIMSRVEDLSEAESARRVEEWAAAQQQG; this is translated from the coding sequence ATGAGCGATCACGACACACCCCGACACGGCGTCAGCGGCGAGCACACGACCGATGGCATCCCCCACGGCTTGACCAGCCTGACCCCCTTCCTCGCCGTCGAGCGCGCGCGCGAGGCGATCGAGTTCTACCGCTCGGTGTTCGGTGCCCGCGTCGCCGGCGTCACCGAGATGGGCGGCGTCGTCGCCCACGCCGAGCTGGACTTCGGCCACGGCCACCTGCAGCTCGGGGAGCCCCAGCCCGCCTACGGCCTCGTACCGCTCCCCGACGGCGACGCCGACTGCTACTCGATGGGCCTGTACTGCGCGGACGTCGACGAGGTGGTCGAGCGGGCCGTGCAGGCCGGCGCGACGGTCCGCGAGGACGTGAGCACCTTCGTCTCGGGCGACCGGTTCGCCTCGATCCGCGACCCCTTCGGGGTGCGCTGGTCGATCATGTCCCGCGTCGAGGACCTGTCGGAGGCCGAGAGCGCACGCCGTGTGGAGGAGTGGGCGGCGGCCCAGCAGCAGGGGTGA
- a CDS encoding NADP-dependent oxidoreductase: protein MNAEDHTTSRQIHLVSRPEGWPTEDTFRLEEVELPELGEGEVRVANEFVSVDPYMRGRMVEQESYVEPYRLGEAMDGGAVGRVTASRDASLPEGTLVQHMQGWRDVAQGPAATFTAVPEIEDAPSSVHLHLLGMTGLTAYAGLVEVGRLREGESVFVSGAAGSVGTAAGQFARLLGASRVVGSAGSDEKVAVLTEKYGYDAAVNYKDAPIREQLPDVMPDGIDVYYDNVGGDHLEAAIDVMNRGGRGVLCGAISSYNERAARPGPDNLGRLITFSLSLRGFTVREFAERYRDEFADRAGTWLREGRLVYDETVVDGVENAPQAFIDMMKGANIGKMLVRI, encoded by the coding sequence ATGAACGCCGAGGACCACACCACGAGCCGCCAGATCCACCTCGTCTCCCGCCCTGAGGGATGGCCGACCGAGGACACGTTCCGGCTCGAGGAGGTGGAACTGCCCGAGCTGGGTGAGGGCGAGGTCCGCGTGGCCAACGAGTTCGTGTCGGTCGATCCCTACATGCGCGGCCGCATGGTCGAGCAGGAGAGCTATGTCGAGCCCTACCGCCTCGGAGAGGCGATGGACGGCGGCGCCGTCGGCCGGGTGACCGCCTCGCGCGACGCCTCGCTGCCCGAGGGCACGCTCGTCCAGCACATGCAGGGCTGGAGGGACGTCGCCCAGGGACCGGCCGCGACGTTCACGGCCGTGCCCGAGATCGAGGACGCGCCCTCATCCGTGCACCTGCACCTCCTGGGGATGACGGGACTGACCGCATATGCCGGGCTCGTCGAGGTCGGGCGGCTGCGAGAGGGCGAGTCGGTCTTCGTCTCGGGGGCGGCGGGCTCCGTCGGGACGGCTGCCGGTCAGTTCGCGCGGCTGCTCGGCGCTTCCCGGGTCGTCGGCTCCGCCGGGTCCGACGAGAAGGTCGCCGTGCTCACCGAGAAGTACGGCTACGACGCCGCGGTCAACTACAAGGACGCCCCCATCCGCGAGCAGCTGCCGGACGTGATGCCCGACGGCATCGACGTCTACTACGACAACGTCGGCGGTGATCATCTCGAGGCGGCCATCGACGTCATGAACCGCGGCGGGCGCGGCGTGCTGTGCGGGGCCATCTCCTCCTACAACGAGCGGGCCGCGAGGCCCGGGCCGGACAACCTCGGCCGCCTGATCACCTTCTCGCTCTCGCTGCGCGGCTTCACCGTGCGCGAGTTCGCCGAGCGATACCGCGACGAGTTCGCCGATCGCGCTGGCACCTGGCTGCGAGAGGGACGGCTCGTCTACGACGAGACCGTGGTCGACGGTGTGGAGAACGCCCCGCAGGCCTTCATCGACATGATGAAGGGCGCGAACATCGGCAAGATGCTCGTGCGCATCTGA
- a CDS encoding PH domain-containing protein — MAWTRSQQTFLAATSRITKRYDTRTVDLPERLLAPDEVVHEVLVGDTRSDANPFLLVTDRRVLVARLRMLRGWRVVAQAAAPDITGAEYTPTALSGRLRVGTRGGADLELVSDDRAQAERVVGLVRHLVAGAAQPEPVLIGDAAASGGGVETVLEAGERPIASTLGAGASGARRAALLVSDRRVLLASTGLLGWRIDREIPRDAVAVAELTGPGPDGTATVVVHGADGHRLEAAGVAEAAGRAVVDALTPPWP; from the coding sequence ATGGCCTGGACCCGATCTCAGCAGACCTTCCTCGCGGCGACCTCGCGCATCACGAAGCGGTACGACACGAGGACGGTCGACCTGCCCGAGAGGCTGCTCGCGCCCGACGAGGTGGTCCACGAGGTGCTCGTGGGGGACACGCGGTCGGACGCGAACCCGTTCCTGCTGGTCACCGACCGCCGGGTGCTCGTCGCGCGGCTGCGCATGCTGCGCGGATGGCGCGTGGTCGCCCAGGCCGCCGCCCCCGACATCACGGGCGCCGAGTACACGCCGACGGCCCTCTCGGGCCGGCTCCGGGTGGGGACGCGCGGGGGAGCCGACCTCGAGCTCGTGAGCGACGACCGCGCCCAGGCCGAGCGCGTCGTCGGCCTCGTGCGTCACCTGGTGGCCGGGGCCGCGCAGCCCGAGCCGGTCCTGATCGGGGACGCCGCCGCGAGCGGCGGAGGCGTCGAGACCGTGCTCGAGGCGGGCGAGCGGCCGATCGCCTCGACGCTCGGCGCCGGCGCATCCGGGGCCCGGCGGGCGGCGCTGCTCGTGAGCGACCGGCGGGTGCTGCTCGCCTCGACGGGACTGCTCGGCTGGAGGATCGACCGGGAGATCCCGCGGGACGCCGTGGCAGTCGCCGAGCTGACCGGGCCAGGCCCGGACGGCACGGCCACGGTCGTCGTGCACGGCGCGGACGGGCACCGGCTCGAGGCCGCGGGGGTGGCGGAGGCGGCGGGGCGCGCCGTCGTGGACGCGCTCACACCACCCTGGCCATGA
- a CDS encoding GNAT family N-acetyltransferase, with product MTATANRRVERCRPADAPALWALRRERENWLEHRGIVQWPLDSLPLAEVEEQLAERQWWCVRGNEGIEAAVRVMETDEEFWGADPTPALYLHTLMVALTAGGIGLPAVLLAHAESIARRSGAAALRLDCVERLCPFYERHGFAHVRPRVFPDFTTQLMARVV from the coding sequence ATGACAGCCACCGCGAACCGCCGCGTCGAGCGCTGCCGACCGGCTGATGCTCCCGCGCTCTGGGCGCTGCGCCGCGAGCGCGAGAACTGGCTCGAGCACAGGGGCATCGTGCAGTGGCCCCTCGACTCCCTGCCGCTCGCCGAGGTCGAGGAACAGCTCGCGGAGCGGCAATGGTGGTGCGTCCGCGGCAACGAGGGGATCGAGGCCGCCGTCCGGGTCATGGAGACCGACGAGGAGTTCTGGGGCGCAGATCCGACGCCCGCCCTCTACCTCCACACCCTGATGGTCGCGCTCACGGCCGGCGGGATCGGGCTGCCGGCCGTGCTGCTCGCCCACGCGGAGTCGATCGCGCGGCGCAGCGGCGCCGCCGCGCTGCGACTGGACTGCGTCGAGCGCCTGTGCCCGTTCTATGAGCGCCACGGCTTCGCGCACGTGCGGCCACGCGTGTTCCCGGACTTCACGACGCAGCTCATGGCCAGGGTGGTGTGA
- a CDS encoding purine-cytosine permease family protein yields MEIIAESERTAAPHDLFWPWFAANVSVFGMTYGSYLLGFGISLWQATVVAIIGIIISFALCGLVAIAGKRGSAPTMVLSRAAFGVQGQKLPGIISWLTSIGWETSLSITAVLATATVFRALGWGSGGVVTVIAAILIAALIVSAAVLGYHTIMRLQSILTWATGAMTILFMILTVPHIRWSTVASLPDGSLQQMIGALVMVMTGFGLGWINIAADWSRYQRRSASDSSIVAWNTIGGSAAPVVLVVFGLLLAGSDQSLADAIGGDPIGALTTILPLWALIPFWIVAILTLVSGAVLGIYSSGLTLLSLGIRIPRPAAAAVDGVILTVGTIWVAFFAQSFIGPFQSFLITLGVPMASWAGILIADVLTRRTDYDEAALFDARGRYGAVDGISVGTMVVASLIGWGLVINSFAEDAPWNNWQGYLLGLIGGKEGTWASANLGVIVALVLSFLVTLVVRRGRIQRQEAGLMRRGA; encoded by the coding sequence ATCGAGATCATCGCCGAGTCGGAGCGGACCGCCGCCCCGCACGACCTGTTCTGGCCGTGGTTCGCGGCCAACGTCTCCGTCTTCGGGATGACGTACGGCAGCTACCTGCTGGGCTTCGGCATCTCGCTGTGGCAGGCCACGGTCGTCGCGATCATCGGCATCATCATCAGCTTCGCCCTGTGCGGGCTCGTCGCGATCGCCGGCAAGCGCGGCAGCGCGCCCACCATGGTGCTCTCGCGCGCCGCCTTCGGCGTGCAGGGCCAGAAGCTGCCGGGCATCATCTCGTGGCTGACCTCGATCGGTTGGGAGACGTCGCTATCGATCACGGCCGTGCTCGCGACGGCCACCGTGTTCCGCGCGCTCGGCTGGGGCAGCGGCGGCGTCGTGACCGTGATCGCGGCGATCCTCATCGCCGCGCTCATCGTCTCGGCGGCCGTGCTCGGCTACCACACGATCATGCGGCTGCAGTCGATCCTCACGTGGGCCACCGGGGCCATGACGATCCTGTTCATGATCCTGACCGTGCCGCACATCCGGTGGAGCACCGTCGCCTCGCTGCCCGACGGTTCCCTCCAGCAGATGATCGGCGCCCTCGTCATGGTCATGACGGGATTCGGCCTGGGCTGGATCAACATCGCCGCGGACTGGTCGCGCTACCAGCGCCGCTCCGCGTCCGACTCCTCGATCGTCGCCTGGAACACGATCGGCGGCTCGGCCGCCCCCGTCGTGCTCGTCGTCTTCGGGCTCCTGCTCGCCGGTTCCGACCAGTCCCTCGCCGACGCGATCGGCGGTGACCCCATCGGGGCCCTCACCACGATCCTGCCGCTCTGGGCCCTCATCCCGTTCTGGATCGTCGCGATCCTGACCCTCGTCTCGGGCGCCGTGCTCGGCATCTACTCCTCGGGCCTGACGCTGCTGAGCCTGGGGATCCGCATCCCGCGCCCTGCGGCGGCCGCGGTCGACGGCGTGATCCTCACGGTCGGCACCATCTGGGTGGCGTTCTTCGCCCAGAGCTTCATCGGCCCCTTCCAGAGCTTCCTCATCACACTCGGCGTGCCGATGGCGTCGTGGGCCGGCATCCTGATCGCCGACGTCCTGACCCGGCGCACCGACTACGACGAGGCGGCGCTGTTCGACGCGCGCGGCCGCTACGGGGCGGTCGACGGGATCTCCGTGGGCACGATGGTGGTCGCGTCGCTGATCGGCTGGGGCCTGGTCATCAACTCCTTCGCCGAGGACGCGCCGTGGAACAACTGGCAGGGCTACCTGCTCGGGCTGATCGGCGGCAAGGAGGGCACGTGGGCGTCTGCGAACCTCGGCGTGATCGTCGCTCTCGTGCTGTCGTTCCTGGTCACGCTGGTGGTGCGGCGCGGACGCATCCAGCGCCAGGAGGCAGGGCTGATGCGCCGTGGCGCGTGA
- a CDS encoding AraC family transcriptional regulator, whose translation MDESPPGADAGDRRGVLYPARLPTFHREGAPASLAALVRWFWFPRWDLPPGEVSRQELLPFPASNLVVQLDGVTLAGPATGRAHRDLQGRGWAVGALLRPAGLMALHAEPSRLRDIEVAMPVPGLHGGIAEAMELPDEAAGRRHAIGVWETWAAEHLPAPDQTALLGNTMEDLIATDPGIVRIEQVARRLGVSVRGVQRLAHRGIGLPPLAVIRRYRLQEAAQRLREDPTLSIAQTAADLGYADQAHLAHDFRQVLGTTPSAYREGRGA comes from the coding sequence ATGGACGAGTCCCCGCCCGGGGCCGATGCCGGTGACCGGCGCGGCGTGCTGTACCCGGCGCGACTGCCCACGTTCCATCGCGAGGGCGCCCCGGCCTCGCTCGCCGCTCTCGTCCGGTGGTTCTGGTTCCCCCGCTGGGACCTCCCTCCCGGCGAGGTCTCCCGCCAGGAGCTGCTGCCCTTCCCCGCCTCCAACCTCGTGGTCCAGCTCGACGGCGTCACGCTCGCGGGGCCCGCGACGGGCCGCGCCCATCGCGATCTGCAGGGGCGCGGGTGGGCGGTCGGCGCGCTCCTGCGGCCGGCCGGACTCATGGCGCTGCACGCCGAGCCGTCCCGCCTCCGTGACATCGAGGTGGCCATGCCCGTGCCAGGCCTCCACGGCGGCATCGCAGAGGCGATGGAGCTGCCCGACGAGGCCGCGGGACGCCGCCACGCGATCGGGGTCTGGGAGACCTGGGCCGCCGAGCACCTGCCGGCGCCCGATCAGACCGCCCTGCTCGGAAACACCATGGAGGACCTCATCGCGACCGACCCCGGGATCGTGCGCATCGAGCAGGTGGCCCGGCGGCTGGGCGTCTCGGTCCGCGGGGTGCAGCGTCTCGCGCACCGCGGCATCGGGCTGCCGCCGCTCGCGGTGATCCGCCGCTACCGGCTCCAGGAGGCCGCCCAGCGGCTGCGCGAGGACCCGACGCTGAGCATCGCGCAGACTGCCGCGGACCTCGGCTACGCCGACCAGGCGCACCTGGCCCATGACTTCCGACAGGTCCTCGGCACGACGCCGAGCGCCTACCGGGAGGGCCGCGGCGCCTGA
- a CDS encoding cysteine hydrolase family protein, producing MARDAAAASPWLVVIDPQRIFADPASAWASPAFPAAMERIVRLAARFGPERTLVTRWLPTGDRSTAWGDYFRAWPFADVPADDPLYALVEGAAVLSAHPTVDEPTFGKWGPQLAARVGERPHLVLAGVSTDCCVIATALAAADAGVRVTVVTDACAASTPENGQAALHVLGLFGPQIDLVESTGSLPEAATGP from the coding sequence GTGGCGCGTGACGCAGCCGCCGCGAGTCCCTGGCTCGTGGTGATCGACCCCCAGCGCATCTTCGCCGACCCCGCCTCGGCGTGGGCGTCTCCCGCCTTCCCCGCGGCGATGGAGCGCATCGTGCGCCTCGCCGCCCGCTTCGGGCCCGAGCGCACGCTCGTGACGCGCTGGCTCCCGACCGGCGACCGGTCGACGGCCTGGGGTGACTACTTCCGGGCATGGCCCTTCGCCGACGTGCCCGCCGACGACCCGCTGTACGCGCTCGTCGAGGGCGCCGCCGTGCTGTCGGCCCACCCGACCGTCGACGAGCCGACGTTCGGCAAGTGGGGCCCGCAGCTCGCGGCGCGGGTCGGCGAGCGCCCCCACCTGGTGCTCGCCGGGGTCTCGACGGACTGCTGCGTGATCGCGACGGCGCTCGCGGCCGCCGATGCCGGCGTGCGGGTGACCGTCGTGACCGATGCGTGCGCCGCCTCGACACCGGAGAACGGGCAGGCCGCGCTTCACGTGCTGGGCCTGTTCGGCCCCCAGATCGACCTCGTGGAGAGCACCGGGTCCCTCCCGGAGGCCGCGACGGGGCCCTAG
- a CDS encoding pyruvate, water dikinase regulatory protein, producing MTTPEQPATSVAVPVFVLSDATGISAETMAKALLLQFPDVPFALELIPFITSVDEAHEIVARIDAARDGPAEPLVFMTVVSEDVRAVLRTAHAPIVDFVGDHLPVIEAALGRYGDRQPARLHSVGDVRRYHRRMAAVEFAIEHDDGQSLRALDKADIVLLGPSRCGKTPTTMFLALQHGMFVANYPLIDEDLETDELPGPVRPLRDRCFGLLSSPQRLHDVREERRPGSRYASTPQVRWELSRARSLYRDHAIDFVDTSTRSVEEIATILLQGFPRPGGRKDAS from the coding sequence ATGACGACGCCCGAGCAGCCGGCGACGTCGGTCGCCGTGCCCGTCTTCGTCCTGTCGGACGCCACGGGCATCAGCGCCGAGACGATGGCCAAGGCCCTCCTCCTGCAGTTCCCCGACGTGCCCTTCGCGCTCGAGTTGATCCCGTTCATCACGAGCGTCGACGAGGCCCACGAGATCGTCGCGCGCATCGACGCCGCCCGCGACGGCCCCGCCGAGCCCCTCGTGTTCATGACGGTCGTGAGCGAGGACGTGCGCGCCGTCCTGCGCACCGCGCACGCCCCGATCGTCGACTTCGTCGGCGACCACCTGCCCGTCATCGAGGCCGCCCTGGGTCGGTACGGCGACCGCCAGCCCGCGCGCCTGCACTCGGTCGGGGACGTCCGGCGCTACCACCGCCGGATGGCGGCGGTCGAGTTCGCGATCGAGCACGACGACGGCCAGAGCCTGCGGGCCCTCGACAAGGCCGACATCGTCCTGCTGGGCCCCTCCCGCTGCGGCAAGACGCCCACCACGATGTTCCTCGCCCTCCAGCACGGCATGTTCGTGGCCAACTACCCGCTCATCGACGAGGACCTCGAGACCGACGAGCTGCCCGGCCCCGTCCGGCCGCTGCGCGATCGCTGCTTCGGCCTGCTCTCGAGCCCGCAGCGCCTCCACGACGTGCGCGAGGAGCGCCGTCCGGGCTCCCGGTACGCCTCGACGCCCCAGGTGCGCTGGGAACTGAGCCGCGCCCGCAGCCTGTACCGCGACCACGCGATCGATTTCGTCGACACCTCCACCCGGTCGGTCGAGGAGATCGCCACGATCCTCCTCCAAGGATTCCCCCGTCCCGGGGGACGAAAGGACGCCTCATGA
- a CDS encoding WXG100 family type VII secretion target, which yields MAGGFWGADPEALRAHASLLRDRASSLAQLRERLEPAVLDESIWVGPDADTFRSTWTSRTAPAVADVVAKLGGDGTTLDHEAEEQDTASQGGGQGAPGEGSPGDGSTPGGVWDIIPGGIEAYNKLQGLFSKSKKAWDLISDVRTWGRFLGGAGDVFEFAAGTWRYGQEITSKVLSTGKEYSGLASRLLGKLGLPTGFGPKNFFGWIDSGVGKIAEKVPFLTKAAPWLGKALPGIDIAFGGYQMIDSIGKGDTFHAITGGAQTLGGSLMLAGGLMSTTGVGAIVGGPLAAAGAVITAGAALADVGKMVYDNWDSISETAGQVWDATTSAVGNAADAVGDFASDAGEAIGDGLSNAWHSVFG from the coding sequence GTGGCCGGAGGATTCTGGGGTGCCGACCCCGAGGCGCTCAGGGCCCACGCGTCGCTGCTGCGCGACAGGGCGTCGTCGCTGGCCCAGCTGCGCGAGCGGCTCGAACCCGCCGTGCTCGACGAGTCCATCTGGGTGGGACCGGACGCCGACACGTTCCGCAGCACGTGGACCTCGCGGACCGCCCCCGCCGTCGCCGACGTCGTCGCGAAGCTCGGCGGCGACGGGACCACCCTCGACCACGAGGCCGAGGAGCAGGACACCGCCTCCCAGGGCGGCGGCCAGGGCGCTCCCGGCGAGGGATCGCCCGGCGACGGATCGACGCCCGGCGGCGTGTGGGACATCATCCCGGGCGGGATCGAGGCCTACAACAAGCTCCAGGGCCTGTTCTCGAAGTCCAAGAAGGCGTGGGACCTCATCAGCGACGTCCGGACCTGGGGCCGCTTCCTCGGCGGCGCCGGGGACGTCTTCGAGTTCGCGGCGGGCACCTGGAGGTACGGGCAGGAGATCACGAGCAAGGTGCTCAGCACCGGCAAGGAGTACTCCGGTCTCGCCTCGCGCCTGCTCGGCAAGCTCGGCCTGCCCACCGGCTTCGGCCCCAAGAACTTCTTCGGCTGGATCGACTCGGGCGTCGGCAAGATCGCCGAGAAGGTCCCCTTTCTCACCAAGGCGGCGCCGTGGCTCGGCAAGGCGCTCCCGGGCATCGACATCGCGTTCGGCGGCTACCAGATGATCGACTCGATCGGGAAGGGCGACACCTTCCACGCGATCACCGGCGGAGCCCAGACCCTCGGCGGCTCCCTCATGCTCGCGGGCGGCCTCATGTCCACGACGGGCGTCGGCGCGATCGTGGGCGGTCCGCTCGCCGCCGCGGGGGCCGTGATCACCGCCGGGGCGGCCCTCGCGGACGTCGGCAAGATGGTCTACGACAACTGGGACTCGATCTCCGAGACCGCGGGCCAGGTGTGGGACGCGACGACCTCGGCCGTCGGGAACGCGGCGGACGCGGTCGGCGACTTCGCCTCCGACGCCGGCGAGGCGATCGGCGACGGGCTGTCCAACGCCTGGCACAGTGTGTTCGGGTGA
- the ppsA gene encoding phosphoenolpyruvate synthase: protein MIRNVARFSELGMGDVETVGGKNASLGEMVSHLASLGVAVPDGFATTAEAYRRFLGETGLADDINTALAGLDIEDTVHLAEVGGHIRERVRRQPFPPDLEADIRGAYAELAAGSGDQVSFAVRSSATAEDLPDASFAGQQETYLNVRGIDAVLQAVREVFASLYNDRAIAYRVHHAFDHAAVALSAGVQRMVRTDLGSSGVMFTVDTETGFEGAVFITSAYGLGEAVVQGAVNPDEFYVRKESLRQGRPAILRRTVGEKATKMIYTDDATVGRTIDSVPVAPADQRRLSLDDEQVTELARHALVIEEHYGRPMDIEWGLDGVDGRLYILQARPETVQSRHTAGGVQKYALHERGPVLIEGRAIGQRIGAGPVRVLASIDRMHDFVPGEVLVADMTDPDWEPIMKRASAIVTDRGGRTCHAAIIARELGIPAVVGTGRATTDLVDGTAVTVSAAEGDTGYVYEGLLDYDVTSTDVEEMPALDVKIMMNAGAPEQAFAMSRIPCDGVGLARLEFIINRQIGIHPAALLALGTLEDAALRERIEHMTAAYPSPREYFVSRVAEGVSTIAAAFWPRPVIVRLSDFKSNEYANLVGGELFEPDEENPMIGYRGASRYVSAEFAECFAMECAAMKRVRDDMGLTNVRLMVPFVRTPDEGRRVVELMASHGLRRGENGLQVIMMCEIPSNAATPEAFLDHFDGFSIGSNDMTQLTLGLDRDSALVADQFDERDPAVLFLLERAIRACRAQGKYIGICGQGPSDHPDLAEWLMDQGIESMSLNSDTIVETWLRLARHAGRGGGSSRGGASVGGEHRPVRRTGHTAEGEP, encoded by the coding sequence ATGATCCGGAACGTCGCACGCTTCTCCGAGCTCGGCATGGGCGATGTCGAGACGGTCGGCGGCAAGAACGCGTCCCTCGGCGAGATGGTGTCCCACCTCGCGTCCCTCGGCGTGGCCGTGCCCGACGGCTTCGCGACCACGGCCGAGGCCTACCGCCGCTTCCTCGGGGAGACGGGCCTGGCCGACGACATCAACACGGCCCTGGCCGGCCTCGACATCGAGGACACCGTGCACCTGGCCGAGGTGGGCGGGCACATCCGCGAGCGCGTGCGCCGCCAGCCCTTCCCGCCGGATCTCGAGGCCGACATCCGCGGCGCCTACGCCGAGCTCGCCGCCGGCAGCGGCGACCAGGTCTCCTTCGCCGTGCGCTCCTCGGCGACCGCCGAGGACCTGCCCGACGCGTCCTTCGCGGGCCAGCAGGAGACGTACCTGAACGTGCGCGGCATCGATGCCGTGCTGCAGGCGGTCCGGGAAGTCTTCGCCTCGCTCTACAACGACCGTGCGATCGCCTACCGGGTCCACCACGCCTTCGACCATGCAGCGGTCGCGCTGTCCGCGGGCGTGCAGCGCATGGTGCGCACCGACCTCGGCTCGAGCGGCGTCATGTTCACCGTCGACACCGAGACGGGCTTCGAGGGGGCCGTGTTCATCACCTCGGCGTACGGCCTCGGGGAGGCCGTCGTGCAGGGCGCCGTCAACCCCGACGAGTTCTACGTGCGCAAGGAGTCGCTGCGCCAGGGCCGCCCGGCGATCCTGCGCAGGACGGTCGGGGAGAAGGCCACCAAGATGATCTACACCGACGACGCGACCGTCGGGCGCACCATCGACTCCGTGCCCGTCGCCCCGGCCGACCAGCGCCGGTTGTCGCTCGACGACGAGCAGGTGACCGAGCTGGCCCGCCACGCCCTCGTGATCGAGGAGCACTACGGGCGGCCGATGGACATCGAATGGGGCCTCGACGGCGTCGACGGACGGCTCTACATCCTCCAGGCGCGCCCGGAGACGGTGCAGTCGCGCCACACGGCCGGCGGGGTCCAGAAGTACGCGCTCCACGAGCGCGGGCCCGTGCTCATCGAGGGCCGCGCCATCGGCCAGCGCATCGGCGCGGGCCCCGTGCGGGTGCTCGCGTCGATCGACCGGATGCACGACTTCGTGCCCGGGGAGGTGCTGGTCGCCGACATGACGGACCCGGACTGGGAGCCGATCATGAAGCGGGCGAGCGCGATCGTCACCGATCGCGGCGGACGCACGTGCCATGCCGCGATCATCGCGCGCGAGCTCGGCATCCCCGCCGTCGTCGGCACCGGGCGCGCGACCACGGACCTCGTCGACGGCACCGCCGTGACCGTCTCGGCCGCCGAGGGCGACACCGGCTACGTGTACGAGGGGCTGCTCGACTACGACGTGACCTCGACCGACGTCGAGGAGATGCCGGCCCTCGACGTCAAGATCATGATGAACGCGGGGGCGCCGGAGCAGGCGTTCGCGATGTCCCGGATCCCGTGCGACGGCGTGGGCCTGGCCCGGCTCGAGTTCATCATCAACCGCCAGATCGGCATCCACCCCGCCGCGCTGCTCGCCCTCGGCACCCTCGAGGACGCCGCGCTGCGCGAGCGGATCGAGCACATGACGGCGGCCTACCCCTCGCCGCGCGAGTACTTCGTGTCCCGTGTCGCGGAGGGCGTCTCGACCATCGCGGCGGCGTTCTGGCCGCGCCCCGTCATCGTGCGCCTGAGCGACTTCAAGTCCAACGAGTACGCGAACCTCGTGGGCGGCGAGCTGTTCGAGCCCGACGAGGAGAACCCGATGATCGGCTACCGCGGCGCCTCGCGGTACGTCTCGGCCGAGTTCGCGGAGTGCTTCGCGATGGAGTGCGCGGCGATGAAGCGGGTGCGCGATGACATGGGGCTCACGAACGTGCGGCTCATGGTGCCGTTCGTCCGCACCCCCGACGAGGGCCGCCGCGTGGTCGAGCTGATGGCCTCCCACGGGCTGCGGCGCGGGGAGAACGGACTGCAGGTGATCATGATGTGCGAGATCCCCTCGAACGCCGCGACCCCCGAGGCGTTCCTCGACCACTTCGACGGCTTCTCGATCGGATCGAACGACATGACCCAGCTGACCCTGGGCCTCGACCGGGATTCCGCGCTCGTGGCCGACCAGTTCGACGAGCGTGATCCCGCGGTGCTGTTCCTGCTCGAGCGCGCGATCCGGGCGTGCCGTGCCCAGGGCAAGTACATCGGGATCTGCGGCCAGGGCCCCTCGGATCACCCGGACCTCGCCGAATGGCTCATGGACCAGGGCATCGAGTCGATGTCGCTCAACTCCGACACGATCGTCGAGACCTGGCTGCGCCTCGCGCGGCACGCGGGGCGAGGCGGCGGCTCCTCGAGGGGTGGCGCTAGCGTGGGCGGCGAACATCGGCCGGTGCGTCGCACCGGGCACACCGCAGAAGGAGAGCCATGA